A genomic region of Friedmanniella luteola contains the following coding sequences:
- a CDS encoding ABC transporter permease — protein MTDAERFPVREVDRPGTAAPQPAPGFSPAALGLYYRRQFASALANNLAYRGAVAIWVVTSVIHPLVFIVVWRTVAGSGSTGGYTADQFVAYFLVMMVVDHLTFIWHMWEFEYRIRTGAFSPLLLRPVHPIHNDVCENVSYKLVGLVGIVPAAVLLAVVFDADLTGTTPATVLAFLPAVLLAMVLRFVVEWCVALSAFWLTKVSALNAVFFSLFTFLGGQFAPLSVLPGWMQAVAAWTPFPWTLAHPVEVLLGRRTGGELLVGYGAQLAWIVVALVVLRVLWSRATRRYSAVGA, from the coding sequence GTGACGGACGCTGAGCGGTTTCCCGTCCGGGAGGTCGACCGGCCCGGGACGGCAGCACCGCAGCCGGCCCCCGGGTTCTCCCCGGCCGCGCTCGGGCTGTACTACCGCCGTCAGTTCGCGTCGGCGCTGGCCAACAACCTGGCCTACCGGGGCGCGGTGGCGATCTGGGTCGTGACCAGCGTCATCCACCCGCTGGTCTTCATCGTGGTCTGGCGCACCGTGGCCGGCTCGGGCAGCACCGGCGGCTACACCGCCGACCAGTTCGTCGCCTACTTCCTGGTGATGATGGTCGTCGACCACCTGACCTTCATCTGGCACATGTGGGAGTTCGAGTACCGCATCCGGACCGGGGCGTTCTCCCCGCTGCTGCTGCGGCCCGTGCACCCGATCCACAACGACGTCTGCGAGAACGTCAGCTACAAGCTCGTCGGGCTGGTGGGCATCGTGCCGGCGGCCGTGCTGCTGGCCGTCGTCTTCGACGCCGACCTCACCGGGACGACACCGGCGACGGTCCTCGCGTTCCTGCCCGCGGTGCTGCTGGCCATGGTGCTGCGCTTCGTCGTCGAGTGGTGCGTCGCCCTGTCCGCCTTCTGGCTGACCAAGGTCTCGGCCCTGAACGCCGTCTTCTTCTCCCTGTTCACCTTCCTCGGCGGCCAGTTCGCGCCGCTGTCCGTGCTGCCCGGCTGGATGCAGGCGGTGGCCGCGTGGACGCCGTTCCCCTGGACGCTCGCCCACCCCGTCGAGGTCCTGCTGGGCCGGCGGACCGGCGGGGAGCTGCTGGTCGGCTACGGCGCCCAGCTGGCCTGGATCGTGGTCGCGCTGGTGGTGCTCCGGGTGCTGTGGAGCCGGGCCACCCGTCGCTACAGCGCGGTCGGGGCCTGA
- a CDS encoding ABC transporter permease codes for MHSLRVLRAFLTVGLLNIVQYRSDFVIALVNAAVSLVTQVLGLSVIFSNTADLRGWTADDLLVLIGVHFFISGLVGLVIRPSMEALMEGIRLGTFDFLLTKPADSQLLASSQVVAPQAATDVVVGVGVVAYGVSRTGLTLDAGSVALFLVTLAAGFTTVYCFLLLLSTLAFWFVKLDNILVVFQALFGNAGRWPVPIFPAWMRPVLTFVVPIAFAVTVPAQALTGQLTVRGALLSVAVAAGFLLASRAFWLVALRRYTGASA; via the coding sequence GTGCACTCCCTCCGCGTGCTGCGCGCGTTCTTGACCGTGGGGCTGCTGAACATCGTCCAGTACCGCTCGGACTTCGTCATCGCCCTCGTCAACGCCGCGGTCAGCCTGGTGACCCAGGTCCTCGGGCTCTCGGTGATCTTCAGCAACACCGCCGACCTGCGCGGCTGGACGGCCGACGACCTGCTCGTGCTGATCGGGGTCCACTTCTTCATCAGCGGGCTGGTGGGGCTCGTCATCCGGCCCTCGATGGAGGCCCTGATGGAGGGGATCCGGCTCGGCACCTTCGACTTCCTGCTCACCAAGCCGGCCGACTCCCAGCTGCTGGCCAGCTCGCAGGTGGTGGCACCGCAGGCGGCGACCGACGTCGTCGTCGGGGTCGGGGTGGTGGCCTACGGGGTGTCCCGCACCGGCCTGACCCTCGACGCCGGGTCCGTGGCCCTGTTCCTCGTCACGCTGGCGGCCGGCTTCACCACCGTCTACTGCTTCCTGCTGCTGCTGTCCACGCTGGCGTTCTGGTTCGTCAAGCTCGACAACATCCTCGTGGTCTTCCAGGCCCTGTTCGGCAACGCCGGCCGCTGGCCCGTGCCCATCTTCCCGGCCTGGATGCGGCCGGTGCTCACCTTCGTGGTGCCGATCGCCTTCGCCGTGACGGTGCCCGCCCAGGCCCTGACCGGTCAGCTCACCGTCCGGGGCGCCCTGCTGTCCGTGGCCGTCGCAGCCGGGTTCCTGCTGGCCTCCCGGGCCTTCTGGCTGGTGGCCCTGCGCCGCTACACCGGCGCCTCGGCCTGA
- a CDS encoding TetR/AcrR family transcriptional regulator, translating into MQVTAGAGPSPAAAARRAQVVAATLEVIAEAGYAEASFARIAAHAGLSSTRLISYHFASKEALIGACVEEVVGALGREVGRRLHAETTASGRLRTYITAVVEFSDVHRREMSALLQILLSGAWSTEVGPEPAAAPLEALLRDGQRSGEFRDFDPAVVAAAVQRSVEALPFRLAVQPDLDCAAWARELVELFDRGTRRDPA; encoded by the coding sequence ATGCAGGTAACAGCCGGGGCGGGACCCTCCCCCGCGGCGGCGGCCCGTCGGGCGCAGGTCGTGGCGGCGACGCTGGAGGTGATCGCCGAGGCCGGCTACGCCGAGGCCAGCTTCGCCCGCATCGCCGCCCACGCCGGGCTCTCCAGCACCCGGCTGATCTCCTACCACTTCGCCTCCAAGGAGGCGCTGATCGGCGCCTGCGTCGAGGAGGTGGTGGGCGCGCTCGGCAGGGAGGTGGGGCGCCGGCTGCACGCCGAGACCACGGCCTCCGGGCGGCTGCGCACCTACATCACCGCGGTGGTCGAGTTCAGCGACGTGCACCGCCGGGAGATGAGTGCGCTGCTGCAGATCCTGCTCTCGGGCGCCTGGTCGACCGAGGTCGGCCCCGAGCCCGCCGCCGCCCCGCTGGAGGCCCTCCTCCGCGACGGCCAGCGGTCCGGGGAGTTCCGGGACTTCGACCCGGCCGTCGTCGCGGCCGCCGTGCAGCGCTCGGTGGAGGCGCTGCCGTTCCGGCTGGCGGTGCAACCGGACCTGGACTGCGCGGCCTGGGCCCGGGAGCTGGTCGAGCTGTTCGACCGCGGCACCCGCCGGGACCCCGCGTGA
- a CDS encoding VC0807 family protein: MSLRRLPARTWWRAGSLLLGLLGSTLLFYALRAAGLSLHAALLSAAVLGALPTLVRLARGHRPRGLEAFFTVMLLAAVGVALLPGGGRFVLAKESLLTGATGVWFLLSTRSARPLAYQFARPLTEGRLGWPSGWEQLWSASPAFRRMWRRASLAWGVGTLADAVARVVLVWTLPADLVPASSLALFVATAVLLNLGTTVHYARCGVFDRRGPFHRPAALPGRDGLPSGGGRPPEPLS, translated from the coding sequence GTGAGCCTGCGGCGGCTCCCGGCCCGCACGTGGTGGCGGGCCGGGTCGCTGCTGCTCGGCCTCCTCGGCTCGACGCTGCTGTTCTACGCGCTCCGCGCGGCCGGGCTGAGCCTGCACGCCGCGCTGCTGAGCGCGGCGGTCCTCGGCGCGCTGCCGACGCTGGTCCGGTTGGCGCGCGGGCACCGGCCCCGCGGGCTCGAGGCGTTCTTCACCGTCATGCTCCTCGCCGCCGTCGGCGTGGCCCTGCTGCCGGGCGGCGGCCGGTTCGTCCTGGCGAAGGAGTCGCTGCTGACCGGGGCCACCGGCGTGTGGTTCCTGCTCAGCACCCGCTCGGCGCGGCCGCTGGCCTACCAGTTCGCCCGGCCGCTGACGGAGGGCCGCCTCGGCTGGCCGTCGGGCTGGGAACAGCTCTGGTCGGCGTCCCCGGCCTTCCGGCGCATGTGGCGGCGCGCCAGCCTCGCGTGGGGGGTCGGCACGCTGGCCGACGCCGTGGCGCGGGTGGTCCTCGTCTGGACGCTGCCGGCCGACCTCGTGCCGGCGTCGAGCCTGGCGCTCTTCGTGGCCACCGCGGTGCTGCTCAACCTCGGCACGACCGTCCACTACGCCCGGTGCGGCGTCTTCGACCGCCGGGGGCCGTTCCACCGGCCGGCCGCGCTGCCCGGCCGCGACGGGCTCCCGAGTGGCGGCGGCCGGCCGCCGGAACCCCTATCCTGA